The Leifsonia williamsii genome includes a region encoding these proteins:
- a CDS encoding type IV toxin-antitoxin system AbiEi family antitoxin domain-containing protein, which translates to MVCTQVLERYGGIATAAQLAAAGATPRALTALVREGHAIRLRRGVYALPGALPSAVEAARAGGRLSCVSAARSFGLWGGTDARLHLRVPAHATRLPASEAVRHWVDDEGSDECWRVSFDECLRSVVRCADEETAVAVLDTALSSGAATLVGLRRVFASEPARSRHVASLARPGSDSGVESLVRQRLEAAGHIVAQQVHVPGVGRVDMLVDGVLFLELDGFAYHGDRRAFERDRARDVGLALSGRRRLRLSAAQVMNEWESALAAIEGVLAAPEVRA; encoded by the coding sequence ATGGTGTGCACCCAGGTTCTCGAACGCTACGGCGGTATCGCCACCGCAGCGCAGCTCGCGGCGGCGGGCGCCACTCCGCGCGCACTGACCGCCCTCGTGCGCGAGGGGCATGCCATTCGACTTCGTCGCGGCGTCTATGCGCTACCCGGCGCCCTGCCGTCCGCTGTGGAGGCGGCACGAGCGGGAGGGAGGCTGTCGTGCGTCTCCGCCGCACGAAGCTTCGGCTTGTGGGGCGGAACGGATGCGCGCCTCCACCTGCGGGTGCCGGCGCATGCCACGCGACTTCCTGCGAGCGAGGCGGTGAGGCACTGGGTCGATGACGAGGGGAGCGATGAGTGCTGGCGCGTGTCGTTCGACGAATGCCTGCGCTCGGTCGTGAGGTGTGCCGACGAAGAGACCGCGGTGGCCGTCCTCGACACCGCGCTGTCGTCGGGCGCGGCGACCCTCGTGGGGCTCCGACGTGTCTTCGCGTCCGAGCCGGCGAGGTCGCGGCACGTCGCCTCGCTCGCTCGCCCCGGATCGGACTCGGGTGTGGAGTCGCTTGTGCGCCAGCGGCTGGAGGCGGCGGGACACATCGTGGCGCAGCAGGTCCACGTCCCCGGCGTCGGCCGCGTCGACATGCTCGTCGACGGGGTGCTCTTCCTCGAACTCGACGGCTTCGCCTATCACGGCGACCGGCGCGCGTTCGAGCGGGATCGCGCACGCGATGTCGGGCTCGCACTGAGTGGTCGGCGGCGATTGCGGCTCTCGGCCGCTCAGGTGATGAACGAGTGGGAGTCCGCGCTCGCCGCGATCGAGGGTGTGCTGGCTGCTCCGGAGGTTCGGGCGTGA
- a CDS encoding acetyl/propionyl/methylcrotonyl-CoA carboxylase subunit alpha: MPRISKVLIANRGEIAVRVIRAAKDSGIGSVAVYADQDRDALHVRLADEAYALEGTTSAETYLVIDKLLSVARRSGADAVHPGYGFLAENADFARAVIAAGLTWIGPSPEAIERLGDKVSARHVAEKVGAPLAPGTLNPVADASEVLDFVDQYGLPVAIKAAFGGGGRGLKVARERDEVAELFESATREAIAAFGRGECFVEKYLDQPRHVETQCLADAYGNVVIVSTRDCSLQRRHQKLVEEAPAPFLTAEQTEKLYSSSKAILKEVGYQGAGTCEFLIGKDGTVSFLEVNTRLQVEHPVSEEVTGIDLVREQFRIAEGGELDYDDPAPRGHSFEFRINGEDAGRNFIPSPGPVHVFKPAGGPGVRVDTGIQAGDVVSGAFDSMLAKLIVTGSSREEALERSRRALDEFEVAGLPTVLPFHRAIVRDPAFAPQDGEPFSIYTRWIETEWNNEIQPWSGELGDQAPAERRSSVVVEVEGKRIEVSLPAKLLSGGSASDASSAPAPRRRGAAHNVDTATGDSITAPMQATVVKVAVADGDEVVKGDLVLVLEAMKMEQPLTAHKDGTISGINAAVGETVSSGHLLLTIV; the protein is encoded by the coding sequence GTGCCACGTATCAGCAAGGTTCTCATCGCCAACCGGGGCGAGATCGCCGTCCGGGTCATCCGCGCCGCCAAGGACAGCGGGATCGGCTCCGTCGCCGTCTACGCCGACCAGGACCGCGACGCCCTGCACGTGCGCCTCGCCGACGAGGCGTACGCGCTCGAGGGCACCACGAGTGCCGAGACGTACCTGGTCATCGACAAGCTGCTCTCCGTCGCCCGCCGCTCCGGCGCCGACGCCGTGCACCCCGGCTACGGCTTCCTCGCCGAGAACGCGGACTTCGCCCGCGCCGTCATCGCGGCCGGCCTGACCTGGATCGGCCCGTCGCCCGAGGCGATCGAGCGCCTCGGCGACAAGGTCTCCGCGCGCCACGTCGCCGAGAAGGTCGGCGCCCCGCTCGCCCCCGGCACCCTGAACCCCGTCGCCGACGCCTCCGAGGTCCTCGACTTCGTCGACCAGTACGGCCTCCCCGTCGCCATCAAGGCCGCGTTCGGCGGTGGTGGCCGCGGTCTCAAGGTCGCACGCGAGCGCGACGAGGTCGCCGAGCTGTTCGAGTCGGCCACCCGCGAGGCCATCGCCGCGTTCGGTCGCGGCGAGTGCTTCGTCGAGAAGTACCTCGACCAGCCCCGCCACGTCGAGACCCAGTGCCTCGCCGACGCATACGGCAACGTGGTCATCGTCTCCACGCGCGACTGCTCGCTGCAGCGCCGCCACCAGAAGCTCGTGGAGGAGGCGCCCGCCCCCTTCCTCACCGCCGAGCAGACCGAGAAGCTGTACAGCTCGTCGAAGGCCATCCTCAAGGAGGTCGGCTACCAGGGAGCGGGTACCTGCGAGTTCCTCATCGGCAAGGACGGGACGGTGTCGTTCCTCGAGGTGAACACCCGCCTCCAGGTCGAGCACCCGGTCTCGGAGGAGGTCACCGGCATCGACCTCGTCCGCGAGCAGTTCCGCATCGCCGAGGGCGGCGAGCTCGACTACGACGACCCCGCGCCGCGCGGGCACTCGTTCGAGTTCCGCATCAACGGCGAGGACGCCGGCCGCAACTTCATCCCCTCCCCCGGCCCGGTGCACGTCTTCAAGCCCGCAGGAGGCCCCGGCGTGCGCGTCGACACCGGCATCCAGGCCGGCGACGTCGTGAGCGGCGCCTTCGACTCCATGCTCGCGAAGCTCATCGTGACCGGCAGCAGCCGCGAGGAGGCGCTGGAGCGCTCCCGCCGCGCCCTCGACGAGTTCGAGGTGGCCGGCCTGCCGACCGTGCTGCCGTTCCACCGCGCGATCGTGCGCGACCCCGCCTTCGCGCCGCAGGACGGCGAGCCGTTCTCGATCTACACGCGCTGGATCGAGACCGAGTGGAACAACGAGATCCAGCCCTGGTCGGGCGAGCTCGGCGACCAGGCCCCTGCCGAGCGCCGCAGCAGCGTCGTGGTCGAGGTCGAGGGCAAGCGCATCGAGGTCTCGCTGCCCGCGAAGCTGCTCTCCGGCGGTTCGGCCTCCGACGCCTCCTCCGCTCCGGCCCCGCGCCGCCGCGGCGCAGCGCACAACGTCGACACCGCCACCGGCGACTCGATCACCGCGCCGATGCAGGCGACCGTCGTCAAGGTCGCGGTCGCCGACGGCGACGAGGTCGTCAAGGGCGACCTGGTGCTCGTGCTCGAGGCCATGAAGATGGAGCAGCCGCTCACCGCCCACAAGGACGGCACCATCTCCGGCATCAACGCCGCCGTGGGCGAGACGGTCTCCTCCGGCCACCTCCTCCTCACGATCGTCTGA
- a CDS encoding Maf family protein: MRLYLASTSPARLALLRAAGIEPIVVPSHVDEPAAVAAAEAEHGPLDADAMVQLLARLKAEAVRGTLDGEPIDGLILGGDSAFAIDDAIHGKPHLPEVARERWRSQRGRTGRLHSGHWLIDHRDGRENAAAGATAVASVTFADVTDAEIDAYVARGEPLEVAGAFTIDSLGGPFITRVEGDPSTVVGLSLSTLRDLVRELGVEWTSLWNRAG, from the coding sequence ATGCGCCTCTACCTCGCCTCCACCTCCCCTGCCCGCCTCGCGCTGCTGCGCGCCGCGGGCATCGAGCCGATCGTCGTGCCGTCGCACGTCGACGAACCGGCGGCCGTCGCCGCGGCCGAGGCCGAGCACGGCCCGCTCGACGCCGACGCGATGGTGCAGCTGCTCGCACGGCTCAAGGCGGAGGCAGTGCGCGGCACCCTCGACGGCGAGCCGATCGACGGGCTCATCCTCGGCGGCGACTCGGCGTTCGCGATCGACGACGCCATCCACGGCAAGCCGCACCTGCCCGAGGTCGCCCGCGAGCGCTGGCGCTCCCAGCGGGGACGCACCGGCCGCCTCCATTCGGGCCACTGGCTGATCGACCACCGCGACGGCCGCGAGAACGCCGCGGCCGGAGCGACCGCGGTCGCCTCGGTGACCTTCGCCGACGTCACCGACGCCGAGATCGACGCATACGTGGCCAGGGGTGAGCCTCTGGAGGTCGCGGGCGCCTTCACGATCGACAGCCTCGGCGGCCCCTTCATCACGCGCGTGGAGGGCGACCCCAGCACCGTGGTGGGCCTCTCCCTCTCGACGCTGCGCGACCTGGTCCGCGAGCTCGGGGTGGAGTGGACGTCGCTCTGGAACCGCGCGGGCTGA
- a CDS encoding class I SAM-dependent RNA methyltransferase — MPQKDEVDLDITNVAHGGVFVARHEGRVVFVPDTMPGERVRARVADTSHDRFWRAEAVEVLEAAPERQDHVWEAASITHAPGRRAGGADLGHIRLDHQRELKRRVIVDALQRTGRLDEARIATLSPAGGPVSVEPVVGETADGTGWRTRVRLQVAQDGSIGPYAARTHTVVPVRDLPLATDLVQANVPFGQRFPGAESVDVVATGDGTAHVLVNDAPVRRGKKLVRPHRRPVPIRERVGDREFRLDARGFWQVHRGAAATLTAAVQDAVDEALFDPRAANLDLYGGVGLLAAALGDRFGSTLRITSVESDENATDDAAENLADWVGATAVTERVERFAARLAADATAAERARLRAATVILDPPRSGAGRAVVDAIASVRPAQIVYVACDPVALARDLAFFAGHGYPVRSLRAFDLFPNTHHVEAVATLAP; from the coding sequence ATGCCCCAGAAGGATGAGGTCGACCTCGACATTACCAACGTCGCCCACGGCGGCGTCTTCGTCGCCCGTCACGAGGGCAGGGTCGTCTTCGTCCCTGACACGATGCCCGGTGAGCGGGTGCGGGCGCGCGTCGCCGACACCAGCCACGACCGGTTCTGGCGGGCCGAGGCGGTGGAGGTGCTGGAGGCGGCGCCCGAGCGGCAGGATCACGTCTGGGAGGCTGCGTCGATCACGCATGCTCCTGGCCGGCGCGCGGGCGGTGCGGACCTCGGCCACATCCGGCTCGACCACCAGCGCGAGCTCAAGCGCCGGGTGATCGTCGACGCGTTGCAGCGCACCGGCCGGCTCGACGAGGCGCGCATCGCCACGCTGAGCCCCGCCGGCGGTCCCGTCAGCGTGGAGCCCGTCGTCGGCGAGACCGCGGACGGCACCGGCTGGCGTACGCGCGTGCGTCTCCAGGTCGCACAGGACGGCTCGATCGGCCCCTACGCGGCCAGGACCCACACCGTCGTGCCCGTGCGCGACCTCCCGCTCGCCACGGACCTGGTGCAGGCGAACGTCCCGTTCGGCCAGCGGTTCCCCGGGGCTGAGTCGGTGGACGTCGTCGCGACCGGCGACGGAACCGCGCACGTCCTCGTCAACGACGCGCCGGTGCGCCGCGGCAAGAAGCTCGTGCGGCCGCACCGCCGCCCTGTGCCCATCCGGGAGCGCGTCGGCGATCGGGAGTTCCGGCTCGACGCGCGCGGCTTCTGGCAGGTGCACCGTGGGGCGGCCGCGACGCTGACCGCCGCCGTGCAGGACGCGGTGGACGAGGCGCTGTTCGACCCGCGGGCTGCGAACCTCGACCTCTACGGGGGAGTGGGCCTGCTGGCCGCAGCGCTCGGCGACCGGTTCGGCTCCACCCTCCGCATCACCTCCGTCGAGAGCGACGAGAACGCCACCGACGACGCCGCCGAGAACCTCGCCGACTGGGTGGGCGCGACGGCTGTCACCGAACGCGTCGAGCGGTTCGCCGCGCGGCTCGCCGCGGACGCCACCGCCGCCGAGCGCGCCCGCCTCCGCGCGGCGACCGTCATCCTCGACCCGCCGCGGTCGGGAGCCGGTCGCGCCGTCGTCGACGCCATCGCCTCCGTCCGCCCCGCCCAGATCGTCTACGTCGCCTGCGATCCGGTCGCCCTCGCCCGCGATCTGGCCTTCTTCGCCGGGCACGGCTACCCCGTGCGATCGCTCCGCGCCTTCGACCTCTTCCCCAACACGCACCACGTGGAGGCCGTGGCGACCCTCGCGCCGTGA
- a CDS encoding response regulator transcription factor, with translation MVRVAIVDDHESVRLGIKAACQDAGYEVVATAATVDEFVAALGSRECDVVVLDLSLGDGSKVTDNVKRAQATGAAVLVHSIADRVASVREALAAGAAGVIPKSSPTTTVMNAISTVARGDVLNNLEWATAIDADSDFAKAQLGRRERDVLHLYASGLPLKAVAAQLGIANSTAREYLDRIRVKYVEVGRPAPTKVDLLRRAVEDGILPGLDPDTGNERV, from the coding sequence ATGGTGCGGGTGGCAATCGTCGACGATCACGAGTCCGTGCGGCTGGGCATCAAGGCCGCCTGCCAGGACGCGGGCTACGAGGTGGTCGCGACCGCGGCCACGGTCGACGAGTTCGTCGCCGCCCTCGGCTCGCGTGAGTGCGACGTCGTGGTGCTCGACCTGTCGCTCGGCGACGGGTCGAAGGTCACCGACAACGTCAAGCGCGCGCAGGCGACCGGCGCCGCCGTGCTGGTGCACAGCATCGCGGACCGGGTGGCCAGCGTCCGCGAGGCGCTCGCCGCCGGAGCCGCCGGCGTCATCCCGAAGTCGTCTCCGACCACGACGGTCATGAACGCGATCTCGACCGTCGCCAGGGGCGACGTGCTGAACAACCTCGAATGGGCCACCGCGATCGACGCCGACAGTGACTTCGCGAAGGCGCAGCTGGGGCGGCGCGAGCGCGATGTGCTCCATCTCTACGCGTCGGGCCTGCCGCTCAAGGCGGTCGCGGCGCAGCTGGGCATCGCGAACTCCACGGCCCGCGAGTACCTGGACCGCATCCGGGTGAAGTACGTGGAGGTCGGCCGTCCGGCGCCGACGAAGGTCGATCTGCTGCGGCGCGCGGTGGAGGACGGCATCCTGCCCGGGCTCGACCCCGACACGGGCAATGAGCGCGTCTAG
- a CDS encoding ATP-binding protein, which translates to MSASSDLRPGPEAPRESAKPRNPLSRARIERIADRTVSAFGLVFGLQTFPTALSQLGLLREPAGVVVATLIFGGILVTVLLAVVQRGVKIAMGVLAIVYLLAIVTWPLLIRDPSPFTAEKPWVWFLCSVFTAFAAVAYPLWLALAYTVVTPIAYGIIRALPAGGGVGPELAGLDTVYAIILGGVILAIIAMMRQASSAVDTAQSQALARYATAVRQHATEVERVQVDAIVHDSVLTTLLSAAAARTPEAQELAATMAADAIGHLHAAEASGPEDQSLVGLEQLSNRLVTAANAFASPFEVEVRDVEVHSLPVNVAEAVYSASVQAMVNSTQHAGGPEVRRRIFIRGGSPAATVHIVVEDDGRGFEVEEVPAERLGLRVSIRERLAKVGGRAQIRTAPGEGTVVTILWPSSERDRPLAVREQEGVA; encoded by the coding sequence ATGAGCGCGTCTAGCGACCTCCGGCCGGGGCCGGAGGCCCCCCGGGAGAGCGCGAAGCCGCGCAACCCGCTCAGCCGTGCGCGCATCGAGCGGATCGCCGACCGGACCGTGTCCGCGTTCGGCCTCGTCTTCGGGCTGCAGACGTTCCCGACGGCGCTGAGCCAGCTGGGCCTGCTGCGGGAGCCGGCGGGCGTCGTCGTCGCCACGCTCATCTTCGGCGGCATCCTCGTCACGGTCCTGCTCGCCGTCGTCCAGCGCGGCGTCAAGATCGCGATGGGCGTCCTCGCCATCGTCTACCTGCTCGCGATCGTCACCTGGCCGCTGCTGATCAGGGACCCGTCGCCGTTCACCGCCGAGAAGCCGTGGGTGTGGTTCCTCTGCTCGGTCTTCACCGCGTTCGCCGCGGTCGCGTATCCGCTGTGGCTCGCGCTGGCGTACACCGTGGTGACGCCGATCGCGTACGGCATCATCCGCGCCCTGCCCGCCGGCGGCGGCGTCGGGCCCGAGCTGGCCGGCCTCGACACCGTGTACGCGATCATCCTCGGCGGCGTCATCCTCGCCATCATCGCGATGATGCGGCAGGCGTCGTCGGCGGTCGACACGGCGCAGAGCCAGGCGCTCGCCCGGTACGCGACCGCGGTGCGCCAGCACGCCACCGAGGTCGAGCGCGTGCAGGTCGACGCCATCGTGCACGACAGCGTGCTCACCACCCTGCTCTCGGCCGCAGCGGCCCGCACGCCGGAGGCGCAGGAGCTCGCGGCGACCATGGCCGCGGACGCGATCGGCCACCTCCACGCCGCCGAGGCGTCCGGCCCGGAGGACCAGTCGCTCGTCGGCCTCGAGCAGCTCAGCAATCGGCTGGTGACGGCCGCCAACGCCTTCGCGTCGCCGTTCGAGGTCGAGGTGCGCGACGTGGAGGTGCACAGCCTCCCCGTGAACGTGGCGGAGGCCGTGTACTCGGCCAGCGTGCAGGCGATGGTGAACAGCACGCAGCACGCCGGGGGCCCGGAGGTGCGGCGCCGCATCTTCATCCGCGGCGGCAGCCCGGCCGCAACTGTCCACATCGTCGTCGAGGACGACGGCCGCGGCTTCGAGGTGGAGGAGGTGCCCGCCGAGCGCCTCGGCCTGCGGGTGAGCATCCGCGAACGCCTGGCGAAGGTCGGCGGCCGCGCCCAGATCCGCACCGCGCCCGGCGAGGGGACCGTCGTCACCATCCTCTGGCCGTCGTCGGAGCGCGACCGCCCACTGGCCGTGCGCGAGCAGGAGGGCGTCGCGTGA
- a CDS encoding acyl-CoA carboxylase subunit epsilon — MSDAPLDPSQLRFLTRGVTPEEIAAVTAVLTAAAAEAAAAARAARPQHGQDAWARSQRQLRQPLTPGPGAWRSFSA; from the coding sequence GTGAGCGACGCGCCGCTCGACCCGTCGCAGCTCCGGTTCCTCACGCGCGGCGTGACCCCGGAGGAGATCGCCGCGGTCACCGCTGTGCTGACGGCGGCAGCCGCCGAGGCCGCCGCCGCAGCGCGCGCTGCCCGCCCCCAGCACGGCCAGGATGCGTGGGCGCGCAGCCAGCGTCAGCTGCGGCAGCCGCTCACCCCGGGGCCGGGAGCCTGGCGCTCGTTCTCGGCCTGA
- a CDS encoding acyl-CoA carboxylase subunit beta, with protein sequence MPQRLAGRVNGVTDTEARQTPDLSTTAGKLADLRERFHEAVTASGQAAIEKQHAKGKLTARERIELLLDQGSFVEFDEFVRHRTHAFGMEAKRPYGDAVVTGVGTIHGRNVAVFSQDFTIFGGSLGEVAGEKIIKVMDHALKTGVPMIGILDSGGARIQEGVVALGKYGEIFRRNTAASGVIPQISIVMGPAAGGAVYSPALTDFVIMVDKSSHMFVTGPDVIKTVTGEDVGFEELGGALTHNKVSGVSHYLASDEEDALDYARSLLSYLPQNNLAELPVYEAEPELEITDADRRLDTVIPDSPNQPYDVKTIIEGIVDDGEFLEVQPLFAPNIVIGFARVEGRSVGIVANQPSSMAGTLNIDAGEKASRFVRFCDAFSIPILTLVDVPGYLPGTDQEWTGVIRRGAKLLYAYAEATVPLVTIITRKAYGGAYIVMGSKQLGADINLAWPTAEIAVMGGQGAVNILYRGEIKRAEEAGEDVAAVRTKLANEYTYNVASPFLAAERGELDGVIEPSATRVSVIKALRALRTKRSSLPPKKHGNIPL encoded by the coding sequence ATGCCCCAACGACTGGCCGGTAGAGTGAACGGCGTGACCGACACCGAAGCACGTCAGACCCCCGATCTCTCCACCACCGCCGGCAAGCTGGCGGACCTCCGGGAGCGGTTCCACGAGGCCGTGACCGCGAGCGGGCAGGCCGCCATCGAGAAGCAGCACGCCAAGGGCAAGCTCACCGCCCGCGAGCGCATCGAGCTGCTGCTCGACCAGGGCTCGTTCGTCGAGTTCGACGAGTTCGTCCGCCACCGCACCCACGCCTTCGGCATGGAGGCGAAGCGCCCGTACGGCGACGCGGTGGTCACCGGCGTCGGCACCATCCACGGCCGCAACGTCGCCGTCTTCAGCCAGGACTTCACCATCTTCGGCGGCTCCCTCGGCGAGGTCGCCGGCGAGAAGATCATCAAGGTCATGGACCACGCGCTGAAGACCGGTGTGCCGATGATCGGCATCCTCGACTCCGGCGGCGCGCGCATCCAGGAGGGCGTGGTCGCGCTCGGCAAGTACGGCGAGATCTTCCGCCGCAACACCGCCGCGTCGGGCGTCATCCCGCAGATCTCCATCGTCATGGGCCCGGCGGCCGGAGGCGCGGTGTACTCCCCCGCGCTCACCGACTTCGTGATCATGGTCGACAAGTCGAGCCACATGTTCGTCACCGGCCCCGACGTCATCAAGACGGTGACCGGAGAGGACGTCGGCTTCGAGGAGCTCGGCGGCGCGCTCACCCACAACAAGGTCTCCGGCGTCTCGCACTACCTCGCCAGCGACGAGGAGGACGCCCTCGACTACGCGCGCTCGCTGCTCAGCTACCTGCCGCAGAACAACCTCGCCGAGCTCCCCGTGTACGAGGCGGAGCCCGAGCTCGAGATCACCGACGCCGACCGCCGCCTCGACACGGTCATCCCCGACTCCCCCAACCAGCCCTACGACGTGAAGACGATCATCGAGGGCATCGTCGACGACGGCGAGTTCCTCGAGGTGCAGCCGCTCTTCGCGCCCAACATCGTGATCGGCTTCGCCCGGGTGGAGGGCCGCTCGGTGGGAATCGTCGCCAACCAGCCCAGCTCCATGGCCGGGACGCTCAACATCGACGCCGGCGAGAAGGCGTCGCGCTTCGTGCGGTTCTGCGACGCCTTCAGCATCCCGATCCTCACCCTCGTCGACGTGCCCGGCTACCTGCCCGGCACCGACCAGGAGTGGACGGGCGTCATCCGCCGCGGCGCCAAGCTGCTGTACGCGTACGCGGAGGCGACCGTGCCGCTGGTCACGATCATCACCCGCAAGGCGTACGGCGGCGCGTACATCGTCATGGGCTCCAAGCAGCTCGGCGCCGACATCAACCTCGCCTGGCCGACCGCCGAGATCGCCGTCATGGGCGGTCAGGGCGCGGTCAACATCCTGTACCGCGGCGAGATCAAGCGCGCGGAGGAGGCCGGGGAGGATGTGGCCGCCGTGCGCACCAAGCTCGCGAACGAGTACACGTACAACGTCGCCAGCCCGTTCCTCGCGGCCGAGCGTGGCGAGCTCGACGGCGTGATCGAGCCGTCGGCGACGCGCGTTTCGGTGATCAAGGCGCTGCGGGCGCTGCGCACCAAGCGCTCCTCCCTGCCGCCCAAGAAGCACGGGAACATCCCGCTGTGA
- a CDS encoding biotin--[acetyl-CoA-carboxylase] ligase — MNDTTAADFPRSRAIVPVLEALPEAGSTNDVLSARAGDLPDLSVVVTRSQTGGRGRLGRVWVSPPGKALAISVLLKPHGLAPESLGWFPLLAGLAMSRALGGLVEQEGGRRVAVKWPNDVHIDGLKVCGILTELLPSSAGGIDGIVVGAGVNLTLDREELPTGTSTSLALSGATTTDPDTVLSAYLVELTTLYREFGAAGGDPDRSALRDQVTEACETIGRAVRVELPGGDVLLGTAAGLDRDGRLLVDADAGRTAVAAGDVTHLRY, encoded by the coding sequence GTGAACGACACCACCGCGGCGGACTTCCCGCGCAGCAGAGCCATCGTCCCCGTCCTCGAGGCGCTGCCGGAGGCGGGCTCGACCAACGACGTCCTCTCCGCCCGCGCCGGCGACCTCCCCGACCTGTCCGTGGTGGTCACGCGCAGCCAGACCGGAGGCAGGGGGAGGCTCGGCCGCGTCTGGGTGTCCCCGCCCGGCAAGGCGCTCGCGATCTCGGTGCTGCTGAAGCCGCACGGACTCGCGCCGGAGTCGCTGGGCTGGTTCCCCCTCCTTGCCGGTCTCGCGATGAGCAGGGCGCTGGGAGGGCTCGTCGAGCAGGAGGGCGGCCGCCGGGTCGCGGTGAAGTGGCCGAACGACGTGCACATCGACGGGCTGAAGGTGTGCGGCATCCTCACCGAGCTGCTGCCGTCGTCCGCCGGCGGCATCGACGGCATCGTGGTCGGCGCGGGGGTCAACCTCACGCTCGACCGCGAGGAGCTGCCGACCGGCACCTCCACCTCCCTCGCCCTCTCCGGGGCGACGACCACCGACCCGGACACCGTGCTGAGCGCGTACCTGGTGGAGCTGACCACCCTGTACCGCGAGTTCGGCGCGGCCGGCGGCGACCCCGACCGCAGCGCGCTGCGCGACCAGGTGACCGAGGCCTGCGAGACCATCGGCCGCGCGGTGCGTGTGGAGCTGCCGGGCGGCGACGTCCTGCTCGGCACCGCGGCCGGTCTCGACCGGGACGGCCGGCTGCTCGTGGACGCGGATGCGGGGCGCACCGCCGTCGCAGCCGGTGACGTGACGCACCTGCGGTATTAA
- a CDS encoding PH domain-containing protein, translating into MSNTPEGAPAQPPEKVVARLRAHARVLFWPSLALIVASGAVGYFAGRLDEVWEIVLLWSAAAAVLLLLFLLPLAAWLSRRYTITTRRIVIRHGFFVRVRQELLHSRGYDVSVRRSWLQSMFRSGDVRINSALEHPVVLKDVPKADQVQRALSELMDHGQNVVGFRRQQSESVSDETTVWGSR; encoded by the coding sequence ATGAGCAACACGCCGGAGGGTGCGCCCGCCCAGCCCCCGGAGAAGGTCGTGGCGCGCCTCCGGGCCCACGCCCGTGTGCTGTTCTGGCCGAGCCTCGCGCTGATCGTCGCCAGCGGCGCGGTCGGCTACTTCGCCGGACGGCTCGACGAGGTGTGGGAGATCGTGCTGCTGTGGTCGGCCGCGGCCGCCGTGCTCCTCCTGCTCTTCCTGCTGCCGCTGGCGGCCTGGTTGAGCCGCCGCTACACGATCACGACGCGGCGCATCGTCATCCGGCACGGCTTCTTCGTGCGGGTGCGGCAGGAGCTGCTGCACAGCCGCGGCTACGACGTCAGCGTGCGCCGCAGCTGGCTGCAGAGCATGTTCCGGTCGGGGGACGTGCGCATCAACTCGGCGCTCGAGCATCCCGTCGTGCTGAAGGACGTGCCGAAGGCCGACCAGGTTCAGCGGGCGCTGAGCGAACTGATGGATCACGGGCAGAACGTGGTCGGGTTCCGCCGGCAGCAGTCGGAGTCAGTCTCCGACGAGACCACCGTCTGGGGCTCCCGCTAG
- a CDS encoding GtrA family protein yields MSTESPVPSRTARLLPQLMKFGAVGALGFVVNLVVFNALMITVLAHVPHRSLWATGIATVVAIATNWVGNRYWAFSAQRQQDTVREGVEFFAVSLAGMVIPLVCVWVSHYLLGFTSLLADNIANNIVGLALGTLFRFAFYRWWVFSPARAQRARAARQPAPVERPTQLAGAPDGGLVGD; encoded by the coding sequence ATGTCGACAGAGAGTCCCGTCCCCTCGCGCACGGCGCGGCTCCTCCCGCAGCTGATGAAGTTCGGCGCGGTGGGGGCGCTGGGATTCGTCGTCAACCTGGTGGTCTTCAACGCCCTGATGATCACCGTGCTCGCGCACGTGCCGCACCGCAGCCTGTGGGCGACGGGCATCGCGACGGTCGTGGCCATCGCCACCAACTGGGTGGGCAACCGGTACTGGGCGTTCTCCGCGCAGCGGCAGCAGGACACGGTCCGGGAGGGCGTGGAGTTCTTCGCGGTCAGCCTCGCCGGCATGGTCATCCCGCTCGTGTGCGTCTGGGTGTCGCACTACCTGCTCGGCTTCACGTCGCTGCTGGCGGACAACATCGCCAACAACATCGTCGGACTCGCGCTCGGCACGCTGTTCCGGTTCGCGTTCTACCGCTGGTGGGTCTTCTCGCCCGCGCGTGCCCAGCGTGCACGGGCCGCGCGGCAGCCGGCTCCGGTCGAGCGGCCGACGCAGCTAGCGGGAGCCCCAGACGGTGGTCTCGTCGGAGACTGA